GCTCTGGCGCCACCGGCACCCGGGGGGCCGGGAGAAGGCACCGGCCCATGCGGGGGTTCCGGCTGCGGGGTAGCGGTACGGGGTGGCTCCGCCTCGGGGAACGGCGAAGGCCCCGTCCAGTGGACGGGGCCTTCGAAGAGGTGGCTGGGGCCGGGATCGAACCGGCGACCTATCGCTTTTCAGGCGATCGCTCGTACCAACTGAGCTACCCAGCCACGCGATCCGCGTGGAATCGCAAGCGGTCCTGACGGGATTTGAACCCGCGGCCTCCACCTTGACAGGGTGGCGAGCACTCCAAACTGCTCCACAGGACCAAGCTTTGTGCGAGCACTAGTCTCGCACAAGGTGTTGCGTGCCCCCAACGGGATTCGAACCCGTGCTACCGCCTTGAAAGGGCGGCGTCCTGGGCCACTAGACGATGAGGGCTAAGGGCCCACCTGGGCGCTGTGCAGCGCGTCGGGGACGTGAGAAGCATATGGGATGCGGGGAGCTATCGCCAAAACGGTTATCGGGGGGTCGGGGAACCGCTGCCCGGGGAGCGGCCCGGAGGGGGCGGCGAAGGGGTCGCCCCGGGCTGGTTCTCCTTGGGGAGATGGCGGCTGACCTCCGCCTTCGTGAGGCCGAGGCCGCCCAGTTTGATCTCGTCCCAGGCCTGGAGGCGCCGGCTGTCCCGGTCCAGGTAGAGGACCGACGCCTCGACGGGGTCGGGGTACTTGCCCTCCACCGCCCGCAGCCCGCTCCCGCCGGTGGAGCCCTCGATGCGCAGCCGCGTCCCGCGCTCCATGACCTCCATCTCCTGGTGATGGACGTGGCCGGCGAGGACGAGCGGCACCTCGCCGTCCGTCTCGCGCGCGGCGTCGGGGTTGTGCGCGACGGCGATGTCCACGGGAGTGCCCGCGGTCTGCTGGTCGCGCAGGGCGGAGGCGAGCCGGATGCCCGCCATCTCCTCGACGGGCTTGCCCTCCGCGGCGACCGAGCGGTCCGGGGTGTACTGCGGGTCGCCCGTCCCCGCGAACCGCAGACCCGCGACCGACACCGCCTTGCCCTCGTCCAGGACGCGGACGTTCTTCATGCGCTGGAGGTAGCGTTGGGTGGTGTGGGAGTCGTGGTTGCCCCTGACCCACACGTACGGGGCACCCAGGTCCTCGATCGGGTCCAGGAAGGCGTTCTCGGCGGCGCTTCCGTGGTCCATGGTGTCGCCGGAATCGACGATGACGTTGATGTCGTACTGCTCGACCAGTGAGGCGATGATCTTCCAGCTCGCCGGGTTGAGGTGGATGTCCGAGACGTGCAGGACCCGGATCGTGGACGGGTCCGGCTGGTACGCGGGGAGCGTCGACGTCACGTCGTACAGCTTCGTCACGTTCGTGACAAGACGTGCCAACTCCTGCTGGTAGACGTCGAATTCGCTGACGATGTTGCGGGCGTTGCCGACCACCGACGGCGCGCTGCTGAGGAGGCCGGAGAACTTGGGTTCCAGGACCGACTTCGGGTTCCACGTCGCGTACGCGACCGCGCCCGACGCGGCGAGCAGGGCCAGGGCGAGGCCGCCCGCCGCCAGGGCCCGGCGCGGGCGCCGGTAGACCGCGAGACCCAGTGCGGTGGCGCCCGCGACGACGGCCGCGCAGGAGCGTACGGCCAGGTCGAGCGTGCCGTGCCCGACGTCCTGCGCCACCTCGTCCTGGAGGCCCGCGATCCGCTCGGGATGGTCGACGAGGGCCTGGGAGCGGACCGGGTCCAGGCGGTTCACGTCCACGTCCAGGCGGATGGGCGCGACGTGCGAGCGCAGTTCGAGGGCGCCCAACGGGGAGACGTCGATCTTCGTGCCGCCGCTGAGCGAGGGGCGCAGCGTCATCCGGGTGTCCATCGGGCCCACCGGCGCGTGCACGCTGCCGACGATCAGCAGGCCGAGCCAGGCGCCGAAGA
This Streptomyces sp. NBC_01283 DNA region includes the following protein-coding sequences:
- a CDS encoding metallophosphoesterase codes for the protein MARDFRALAALVRHYRSRHPRPVGELISPPHPYGRALGMVAVVLFGAWLGLLIVGSVHAPVGPMDTRMTLRPSLSGGTKIDVSPLGALELRSHVAPIRLDVDVNRLDPVRSQALVDHPERIAGLQDEVAQDVGHGTLDLAVRSCAAVVAGATALGLAVYRRPRRALAAGGLALALLAASGAVAYATWNPKSVLEPKFSGLLSSAPSVVGNARNIVSEFDVYQQELARLVTNVTKLYDVTSTLPAYQPDPSTIRVLHVSDIHLNPASWKIIASLVEQYDINVIVDSGDTMDHGSAAENAFLDPIEDLGAPYVWVRGNHDSHTTQRYLQRMKNVRVLDEGKAVSVAGLRFAGTGDPQYTPDRSVAAEGKPVEEMAGIRLASALRDQQTAGTPVDIAVAHNPDAARETDGEVPLVLAGHVHHQEMEVMERGTRLRIEGSTGGSGLRAVEGKYPDPVEASVLYLDRDSRRLQAWDEIKLGGLGLTKAEVSRHLPKENQPGATPSPPPPGRSPGSGSPTPR